ACCGACCCGGCCCGGGTCGGGCCCGCCGAGTGGGTGCTCCTCGCCACCAAGGCCCACCACACCGAGGGCGCGGCGGGCTGGCTCAAGGCCCTGGCGGGCCCCGGGACCGTCATCGCCGTGCTCCACAACGGGGTCGAGCACCTCGAGCGGGTGACGCCCTACGCGAACGGGGCGCGCGTGCTCCCCGTCGTGGTGCAGTGCCCGGCCGACAAGGTGGGGCTCGGGCGGATGAAGCACCGCAGCTTCGTGCGCCTCGTGGCCCCGGACGACGAGTACGGGCGCGGCCTCGCCAAGCTCTTCGAGGGGACGGACGTGGAGGTGCCCCTCACGAAGGACATCAAGACGGAGCTCTGGACCAAGCTCACCGTCAACTGCGCCCAGAGCCCCATCACCGGCCTCACCCGCCGCCGGCGCGAGGTGCTGGGCCGCCCGGACGTCTCGGAGGTTTCGCTCGCCCTGGCGCGCGAGTGCGCCGCGGTGGGCCGGGCGGAGGGCGCCAGGCTGGCCCCCGGCTTCGCCGAGGAGGTCATCGCCCGGCAGAAGAAGATGCCGCCCGACGCCACCACCTCCATGCTGACGGACGCCTGGGAGGGCAAGCCCCTCGAGATGGACGCCTTCACGGGGGCCGTCATCCGCTTCGGGGAGAAGCACGGGGTGCCCACTCCGGTGACGCGCGTCGTCCACGCCCTGGGCTCGGCCGTGAACCGGGAGGATTAGGGAAAGGGAAGCAATGGTCCCTAGGGGCGGTTCGCGGACCGCCCCTACGGTTTTCCCTCTCCCCCTGGGAGAGGGTAGGGTGAGGGCGCGGGCGAGGGGCATCCCCTCACCCCGGCCCTCTCCCAAAGGGAGAGGGGGCCTTCCTCCCTACGGATGAATATGCGTGAGGCGCCTGGTCCGTAGGGGCGGTTTGCGACCGCCCCTACAGACAAGAACCGCCAAAGGCGGCGCGGGGGCGTATTGCAATACGCCCCCGCGGATGTGCCCTGCAGGGGGATGTCATCCTGCCCCGGCCCCCGGTTGACCCCGCCCTCCGCCCGCCCGGATAATTGCCGGGCCATGCCGGACAGCGCGCTCGATCTTTCCGGGGAGGGTGCCTCAGGTGCCTGAAGGTTCAACGGCTTCCGCGTCTTCCGCCGGCGACAAGGGCGCGCCCCTGCCCGCGCCCGGCCTCCCGGGCTAGGGAGCCCCGCCCTTGGACGGGATGCCGGCGCGGGGGCTGGGCCTCCTCGCCATCTTCTGCGACCTGGAGGCCCGCTGGCACGCCGAGTTCCGGGAGTGGCTCCGGGAGGAGATGTTCCCGGCCCGGCTCGCCGTCGGCTTCTGCGCCTGTGCCTCCTACGACTTGGTGGCGGGGGAAGGAGACGACCGCTCCTCCTCGGCGCCGCCCTTCCTCACCCTCTACGAGACGCCCGCCCTCGCGGACCTCTACGGCGAGCCCTACGCGGCGCTCCGGCGCAACCGCGGCGAGCGCGACCGGGCCTTCCACCAGCGCATGATGGGGATGGAGCGCTACACCCTGGCGGCCGCCTCGCTCCCCCCGGCCGGGCGGCCCGGGGAAGAGAGCGGCCTGGGGCCGCTCGCCTTCGTGGACCGCTTCGACATCCGGCCCGCCGACATGGACGGCTTCAACGTCTGGTACGAGGCCGAGTACGCCCCCTGGTGCGCCATGGCGCCCGGCTTCATCCGGGTGCGGCGCTACCTCGCCATGGAGGGGGCGCCCCGCCACTTCATCCTGCACGAGTTCGCGTCCGAGGAGTTCCTCGACCACAAGCTCTGGCGGGCCATCCGCCACGAGGAGCGCTGGGCCCCCTGCGCCATGACCCACGGCTCCCCGGCGCTGTACAGAAGGGTGGCGCAGCTGCCGTAATTATTTGAATTTATTGACAGACAAGTTATCGTGCACAGGTTAATTCATTGACAGTAGCCCCAAAAGGGGCCATATTGTTTATGCGGTTGACAGGGCTCCTTTTTATTGGAGTCCGCGGCATTGAATATGCCGTCAGCCGCCTTTTTTTTGCCAAAATCACAAGAGGCCAGCGTGTATCTCCTGTATCTGGATGAGTCAAGAAAACCACGGTGACTGGATAAGCTCGTAGCTTCCTACCTCTTCTCCTCCAAAAACGAATAGTCCTCCTTCCACGGCTTGGGCGGGGAGGCGGAGTTGGGGTCGTGGCCGTCGCGGGTGAGGCGGTCGCGGAACCAGCCCGAGTAGACCTCGTTGCGCGCGGGGTCGAAGAGGGCCATGTCGCAGAAGATCTCGATGCAGTTGCCCGAGGGGTCGGAGATATAGAAGGCGTGGTTCTCGCCCCAGAGGCCGTCCCCCTCGGGATGGGTGGGGCTGTGGATGGCGCGCGCCCAGACGATCTCGACGCCCAGGCGCGTGAGGTGCCTCTCCCAGGCCTCGAGCTCGCGGCGGGAGGCCACCTGGAGGGCGATGTGGTGCATGCCGGGCCCGGGGCGCTGCATGGTGTTGACCTCGGGGGCGGGGCACTCCCAGCGGCGCCAGAAGAAGAGGCTCACGTCGTGGTGGAGGGCGGTGCAGCGCAGGAAGGCCAGGCCGAAGTCCACGCCGGGCACCCGGCCGGGAGGGT
The Candidatus Tectomicrobia bacterium DNA segment above includes these coding regions:
- a CDS encoding 2-dehydropantoate 2-reductase, producing the protein MERVAVVGVGAIGGVVAARLLEKGRCDVTLCVRTPFEKLVVETPKRVIEAEAKCATDPARVGPAEWVLLATKAHHTEGAAGWLKALAGPGTVIAVLHNGVEHLERVTPYANGARVLPVVVQCPADKVGLGRMKHRSFVRLVAPDDEYGRGLAKLFEGTDVEVPLTKDIKTELWTKLTVNCAQSPITGLTRRRREVLGRPDVSEVSLALARECAAVGRAEGARLAPGFAEEVIARQKKMPPDATTSMLTDAWEGKPLEMDAFTGAVIRFGEKHGVPTPVTRVVHALGSAVNRED
- a CDS encoding VOC family protein — encoded protein: MPQPPSPFLGLQHIGLKVHDIEAALDFYVGKLGFTITEIHPPGRVPGVDFGLAFLRCTALHHDVSLFFWRRWECPAPEVNTMQRPGPGMHHIALQVASRRELEAWERHLTRLGVEIVWARAIHSPTHPEGDGLWGENHAFYISDPSGNCIEIFCDMALFDPARNEVYSGWFRDRLTRDGHDPNSASPPKPWKEDYSFLEEKR